The genomic interval CCTAAAGATCAGTCTGTCCACAGCCTAAAGATCAGTCTGTCCACAGCCTAAAGATCAGTCTGTCCATAGCCTAAAGATCAGTCTGTCCACAGCCTAAAGATCAGTCTGTCCGTAGCCTAAAGATCAGTCTGTCCATAGCCTAAAGATCAGTCTGTCCACAGCCTAAAGATCAGTCTGTCCACAGCCTAAAGATCAGTCTGTCCATAGCCTAAAGATCAGTCTGTCCATAGCCTAAAGATCAGTCTGTCCACAGCCTAAAGATCAGTCTGTCCACAGCCTTAAGATCAGTCTGTCCGTAGCCTAAAGATCAGTCTGTCCGTAGCCTAAAGATCAGTCTGTCCGTAGCCTAAAGATCAGTCTGTCTACAGCCTAAAGATCAGTCTGTCCATAGCCTAAAGATCAGTCTGTCCACAGCCTTAAGATCAGTCTGTCCGTAGCCTAAAGATCAGTCTGTCCGTAGCCTAAAGATCAGTCTGTCCATAGCCTAAAGATCAGTCtgtccatagcctaatgatcagcctctccacagcctaatgatcagcctctccacagcctaatgatcagcctctCCACAGCCTAATGATCAGCATATCCacagcctaatgatcagcctctccacagcctaatgatcagcctctccacagcctaatgatcagcctctccacagcctaatgatcagcctctCCACAGCCTAATGATCAGCATATCCacagcctaatgatcagcctctccacagcctaatgatcagcctctccacagcctaatgatcagcctctccacagcctaatgatcagcctctccacagcctaatgatcagcctctccacagcctaatgatcagcctctccacagcctaatgatcagcctctCCACAGCCTAATGATCAGTCTCTCCacagcctaatgatcagcctctccacagcctaatgatcagcctctccacagcctaatgatcagcctctCCACAGCCTAATGATCAGTCTCTCCacagcctaatgatcagcctctccaccgcctaatgatcagcctctccacagcctaatgatcagcctctCCACAGCCTAATGATCAGTCTCTCCACAGCCTAATGATCAGTCTCTCCACAGCCTAATGATCAGTCTCTCCacagcctaatgatcagcctctccacagcctaatgatcagcctctCCACCGCCTAATGATCAGTCTCTCCACGGCCTAACGATCAGCCTCTCCACGGCCTAACGATCAGCCTCTCCACGGTCTAACGATCAGTCTCTCCACAGCCTAACGATCAGTCTCTCCACGGCCTAACGATCAGCCTCTCCACGGTCTAACGATCAGTCTCTCCACGGCCTAACGATCAGTCTCTCCACGGCCTAACGATCAGTCTCTCCACGGCCTAACGATCAGCCTCTCCACGGTCTAACGATCAGTCTCTCCACGGCCTAACGATCAGCCTCTCCACGGCCTAACGATCAGTCTCTCCACGACCTAACGATCAGTCTCTCCACGGCCTAACGATCAGCCTCTCCACGGTCTAACGATCAGCCTCTCCACGGCCTAACGATCATTCTCTCCgcagcctaatgatcagcctctccacagcctaatgatcagcctctCCACAGCCTAATGATCAGCTTCTCCacagcctaatgatcagcctaaTGATCAGCAAACTCTTAATGTACCTAGTCTTGTAAAGACATTAAATGAGGTACAAACCTGCCAGACCACTGCTTTGCATCCTGGGTGTCGGATAAGGTGTGTGTTGAGCTCATCGACAACTTCGGTGATGGCCTCAGGAGAGAAGGCCTGTTGTAGACTGGACACCAAAGCACGGGTCATCTCCTCTGCCTGTCTCCTGCCCATCACCTGAGGAAGGAATGATCACATTGAGAGCTAAAGGAGGATATGCTCTCTGTTAGTTTTAAATTCAATCAGGTAAAATGTGGTAATATCAATATTTCAGTATCTGGTTCTACAATAGAAAAAACATGTTCATGTTAACCTGGTTGATGTAAATTCATCTAAAAGCAGAAGCAAGCACACAGATAATTAGCATTTCCTGGTTGTGTTGAAGGTGACTCACCAATCTTCTAAGTGTGGCCTCACTGAGCATAGAGGCAGGATGGGCCTGGTTGCTCTGAGCCCAGGAGCCCCCCAGATACCCCCCCAGGAGGCTGGGGATGGCACTACTGGGATTGAGAAGGCACTCCATGAAGGATACAGCAGGCTGTGGTTTCGGGACCCTAACGGATCCATACTCCATCTCCCATTCTCCCCTGCATTCCTCAATGGGACCTCTTtctaactcctcctcctccacggcATCATAGCTGCCCTTGAAATAGCTGTTGACGTAATTAGCCATGTATGCATAGTTCTCACCAAAACTGGTTGTGATGTTACTGATGTGGAAAAGAGATTTGGGACGGATGGGTGGATCTTCCTGCTTTAGCTCTGTGGCTGATTGTTCATGTCTGGAGGAAGAAGATTTAGAACACTGCTGTTGATACGTCCTGCTGTTTGGCATGTGGTCCGCAACCAGATGTTCTGTTTGAGGTGGTGGTAGTTCAGTTTCGTCTGTAACGGTTTTGGCTCCAAAGTATCTGTTGACGTGCTGGGCAAAGTGAAGGTagccctctgcctctccctcccagtTGTTGGAGATATCAGCACGTTCAATGGCTGGTTTCTGAATGGCTGTGGTCTGAGCTACAGCTGCACTAGTCTTTAAATGAGCCGTTTCAGTTTCCTTTACACTTtcaatgtaactgattttttgtgttttcctcctcctcatcctcccggTCGACACTCTGCTTGAAGCCAGATCCTCCAGAGTCGAACCTAGGACGTCCTGTGCCGAACTTTTGGTGAACACTGACTTTAGGTGTTCATGTGATGAGTTTATGTGATGAGCAACATAACTGTAACTTTCCCCAAACCTGGAGGCAATGGAACTGATGTGAAATAACTGCAGTCCACCATATCGCTGGGGGGCGGAGcttgtctctgtctggctgtctgacgTCTCAAGATCGTTTTCATTTTCAAAAggctgctgtgttgttgtctcacTGTCCTCCCTGGCTGCCCTGTTACTTTGACTACGCCTCTGTGGCCTGCTTCCCAGACTCTCCTGAGTTGTGACAACAAACCCCACATTCCCAGCAACAGAGGACAGCTGGGTCACATCCTTTCTCTTGAAGTAAATATTGATGTGTCTGGAGAGGCGATTAAAAGAATCACCCAGACAAAGCATGCTCAACTGAAAGGATGTCTGGCTGTCCTCCTGAAGGCTGTCCTCATGAAGGACTCCGATGGGGGCCTCAGCCTTCAACACATCCCTACTAGAGGTTGAGTAGACACGGGCCACCTGGGAGTATCTCACCCCTCTGGTACCACCCTCAAGGAGGTACTCAGCGGTCAAGCTCATGTGTTTCAACCTCAAGCTCTTGGGGGCTCCTTTCCTGGCAAAGctgggaggcaggggagaggaaggCAAGGAGCAGCTACGGAAGTCCAAGGCTAGGGGTGTCTTGGCCAGGTGAGGGAAGGTTCTAAGGATAGTTATGAGGTACCTGAGCTTGCAGAACAGTCTTAATGTCCTCCCTCCCAGGTGATTCACACACAGGTTTATG from Oncorhynchus tshawytscha isolate Ot180627B linkage group LG22, Otsh_v2.0, whole genome shotgun sequence carries:
- the LOC112221938 gene encoding calcium-independent phospholipase A2-gamma isoform X1; the protein is MGRFLNINLCVNHLGGRTLRLFCKLRYLITILRTFPHLAKTPLALDFRSCSLPSSPLPPSFARKGAPKSLRLKHMSLTAEYLLEGGTRGVRYSQVARVYSTSSRDVLKAEAPIGVLHEDSLQEDSQTSFQLSMLCLGDSFNRLSRHINIYFKRKDVTQLSSVAGNVGFVVTTQESLGSRPQRRSQSNRAAREDSETTTQQPFENENDLETSDSQTETSSAPQRYGGLQLFHISSIASRFGESYSYVAHHINSSHEHLKSVFTKSSAQDVLGSTLEDLASSRVSTGRMRRRKTQKISYIESVKETETAHLKTSAAVAQTTAIQKPAIERADISNNWEGEAEGYLHFAQHVNRYFGAKTVTDETELPPPQTEHLVADHMPNSRTYQQQCSKSSSSRHEQSATELKQEDPPIRPKSLFHISNITTSFGENYAYMANYVNSYFKGSYDAVEEEELERGPIEECRGEWEMEYGSVRVPKPQPAVSFMECLLNPSSAIPSLLGGYLGGSWAQSNQAHPASMLSEATLRRLVMGRRQAEEMTRALVSSLQQAFSPEAITEVVDELNTHLIRHPGCKAVVWQEKAAVQLLRQRRSHREDQELQCVIRETLALIGYVDPVKGRGIRVLSIDGGGTRGVVPLQVLKQLEAETGKQVHQLFDYICGVSTGAVLAFMLGLARFSLEECADMYRRFGSDVFRQNPLVGTVKMGWSHSYYSTETWEMILREKMGDQVLIKTARDELSPKVSAVSAVVNWGTSPKAFIFRNYNHSPGRLSRYAGGSGYQMWQAVRASSAAPGYFQEFPLHSDIHQDGGLILNNPCALAVHESRLLWPNQPYQCVLSLGTGRYDNAKRSPGTSTSLRAKINHLICSATDTEGVHTLLDDLLAPNVYFRFNPMLSAEVSLDESSVRAMEQLQADTQVYLDRNKPKMARLCKVLGQERTALSHTKDWVSERAWEMQQSWV